The genomic interval TTTTAATTTACGGAATTTGGATTTTTCCAAAAATGGGAATTATTGGCGCTGCTTTAGGAACGGTAATTTCTAGAATATTTTTGGTCATGTTTATGCATATCATGCTTTCGCGAAGAGACGATTTAAAACGTTTTTTTAAAGGTTTTAGTTTTAATGAAATCAAAAAAGCTACTATAAAGAAAATTATAAGCATAGGCTTTCCATCAGCAATGCAAATGTTGTTTGAAGTGGTTTTATTTACAGCTTCGATCTGGCTTTGCGGAAATATCGGAAAAACAAGTCAGGCTGCCAATCAAATTGCATTGAGCCTTGCATCGCTTACTTTTATGTTTGCGATGGGATTAAGTGTAACTTCGATGATTCGTGTAAGTAATCAGAGAGGTTTAACAGATTATAAAAAACTGCTTGTTGTAGCAAGATCTATTTTCCTGTTGGCTATTATTTTAGAAGTTTTCTTTGCTTTAATTTTTATAGCTTTTCATACTGTCTTGCCACATATTTTCTTAAATATGGAAAATACAATTCAGCTTACAGATAATACAGAAGTAATTGCTATTGCTTCCAAATTATTATTAATAGCAGCGGTTTTCCAAATTTCAGATGGAATTCAGGTTGTGGTTTTAGGCGCGCTGAGAGGATTGCAAGACGTTAAAATTCCGATGTATATTACCTTCGTAGCTTATTGGGTAATTGGTTTTCCGATTTCTTATTATTTAGGAGAACATACCGAACTGAAAGCGCAAGGAGTTTGGATCGGACTTTTAGCAGGTTTAACGGCGGCGGCGGTTATGCTGTATTTACGCTTTAATTATTTAACGAAGAAATTAATTACAAATAACAGTTTCGAATAACTAAATTTGAAAAAAATAACCATTAATAAAAATAAATAAATATGGAATTACCTAAATTTTTACTTGGAGATAATACTGATTTTCCAGATGATATTTTTATCATTCACCTTGATTATCCAAGATTTATAATCAATTTGAAAGATGATGAGGTAGAATTTTTAGAAGAGCCTGAAGATCTTGATGAAGCAGAATTAAATGCAGAAATGGAAACTTTGATCGAAAAAGCAAATGAGTTTTATGACAGAGAAATAAATCGTTACGAAGAGTAAAGAGGCATAACCATGCGTCTTTACTTTTAAATTGATTTTTTACGTTCTTATTCTATTTTTAATGAAAAAATTAAGTTTTTTAAAACCGATTTTCAATTTCATATTAATCGGTTTATTGATTACCACTTTAAGCCGTCTTTTTTTATTTTTTCTTTTTAAAGAAAGAGTAGAACAGACGCCAGATTTTTGGTATATTTTTCCGATTGGTCTTAGAATGGATTTGATATTACTTTGTTATTTATCATTTCTTCCGGCATTATTAATTACTTTTCTGCCGAATAAGTGGATGAAATTTACCAATAAGTTTTTGGTAATCTACAGCTTTATATTTCTGTTTTTAATTCTTTTTGTAGAATTAGCTTCGCCAGATTTTATAAAACAATACGATACACGTCCGAATAAGATTTTCTTAGATTATCTGATTTACCCAAAAGAAGTTGTCGGAATGCTTTTAAAAAGTTATCTGACTTCTATAATCGTAACATTTATGATTCTGGGAGTTGTACTTTATTTTGCTTTCAAAAAAGGGAAAAAGTTTTTTTATACGGTTAAGGCCGATTATAAATTCAAATTAATGGTATTTCCATTATTGGCTTTTTTATTGTTTTTCGGAGCACGTTCAAGTTTGACTTCAAAACGCCCGATTAATGCTAGTAATGCTGTTTTTTCTACAGATCAATTGACGAATACTTTGGGGTTGAATTCGTTTTATACAGTTGCCTTTGCGGCGTATTCAATTAAAAACGAAGGAAATACCAAAATGTATGGAAAAATGGATGAAGCCGAAGCCATTGCTCGTGTAAAAAAATACATGATTGCTGGACCAAATGATTTTACAGATGCTGAAATTCCGTTTTTGCATGTACAGCAGCCAGATTCTGTTTTGAAAAAGCCTTATAATTTGGTCATTTTTCTACAAGAAAGTTTAGGTGCCGAATATGTTGGAATTTTAGGAGGAAAACCATTAACTCCCGAATTTGATAAATTGTCTAAAGAAGGAACTTTATTTACCAATTTATACTGCACAGGAACTCGAAGCGTTCGGGGAATTGAAGCTGTCGTAACTGGATTTTTACCTTCTCCTTCTGAAAGTGTGGTTAGATTAGGAAATTCTCAACAAGGATTTTTTACCCTTGCGGATGCTTTAAAACAAAAAGGTTACAATACCAGTTTCATTTATGGCGGAATGGCAAATTTTGATAACATGGCTTCCTTTTTCAACGGAAATGGATTTCAGGATATCGTAGACCAAACCGATTTTGAATCTGATGGAAATAAATATGCTTTCAAAGGAACTTGGGGTTATTCTGATGAAGATTTGATAACTAAAGCCAACGAATATTTTAAATCGAAAGGAGATAAACCATTTTTCTCTCTAATGTTTTCGACTTCGAATCATGAACCTTTTGAATATCCAGCAGGAAGAATCAAACCTTATGACAAAAAGCCTGCAACAGTAAATAACGCCATGAAATATGCTGATTTTTCTATTGGAAAATTCTTCGAAATGGCGAAAAAAGAAGCGTATTTTAAAAACACAATTTTCATTGTAATCGCTGACCATAACACGAGAACATATGGAAAGAATTTAGTTCCGATTAATAAATTCCACATTCCTGCATTCATTATGGGGCCAGGTGTTGCAAAAGGAGCGGTTTATGATAGATTAGCAAGTCAGATAGACATTCCGCCGACATTATTAGCATATTTAGGAATTCCTTTTGAAACGCCAATGGTTGGAAGAAATTTAACCAAATTAGATGCAAAAGTACAGGGAAGAGCTATTATGCAGTTTAATGATATTAATGCTTTTAGAGTCGAAAATCAGGTTGTGATTATGCAACCAAATTTGAAACCACTTCAATTTGAAGTTAAAAATGATACGACTTTAATTCCAGTAAAATTAAATGAAGAATTAGCAAAAGATGCTTTAGCACATGTAATTACAGCTGGGAATTTGTATAAGGAAAGTAAGTATAAGCTTAGGGCTAAGAAATAGGTTCAAAGGCTCAGAGTTACAAAGGTTCAAAGGTTTTACTTTGGATCTTTGTTGTTTTTAATGAAATTGAAATGCTTTGCGGGTTCTCTCCCGAAACCTCGGGACGCTCGAACTGACAAACCACGAAAAAATAGGACAGTTTTGTCATTTCGACCGAAGGGAGAAATCACACTAGTAATTCGACAAAGGTTAGCTTTTGTTTGCGGAGTTTCTTGTGTGATTTCTCCCTTCGGTCGAAATGACAAGATCGAGAAAAAACCTTTGTCCCTTTGAACCTCTGCTACTTTGCACCTTTATTAAAATACAATTTTAATAACTCAGAAGCAGCTGCAAAAGGTGAAATTTCATTGTTTTGCACTGCTTTTTTATTTTGTTCTAAAAGCGAAATAATTTCGGGTTGATTATAAAAGTTTTGTTTCAACTGTTCATTGATGGTTTCCATCATCCAGAAATGATTTTGTTCATTTCTTTTTTCTTGGAAAAATCCTGTTTCTGTTGTTAGATTAAAATAATCAGAAATCGTATTCCAAACTTCAGGAATGCCTTCTTTTGTTACAGAACTACAAGTTGTAACTTTTGGTTGCCAGTTTGATTTTTTCGGAGGAAATAAATGCAAAGCGCGATTAAACTCAACTTTCGCTTGATTAGCTTTTTTAATATTATCACCATCCGCTTTATTGATTACAATTGAGTCTGCCATTTCCATAATTCCGCGTTTAATGCCTTGAAGTTCATCTCCAGCGCCAGAAATCTTTAAAAGCAAAAAGAAATCGACCATGCTGTGAACAGCGGTTTCACTTTGACCAACTCCAACGGTTTCAATAATAATAGTATCAAAACCTGCGGCTTCGCAAAGAATAATAGTTTCTCGGGTTTTTCGCGCCACACCGCCCAGAGTTTCTCCAGAAGCGCTTGGTCTAATAAAAGCATTTTCATCTTTAACCAATTCTTCCATTCGGGTTTTATCACCCAAAATACTTCCGTGCGAAAGAGAACTACTTGGATCAACTGCCAAAACAGCTACTTTTTTTCCTAATTGTGTCAGATGTTTTCCAAAAGCTTCAATAAAAGTACTTTTTCCGACACCAGGAACACCGGTAATTCCAATACGAATCGAATTATTCGCATGAGCTAAACAGCCTTGAACTACTTCATTTGCTTTTTCAAAATGATTAGGGTTTGTACTTTCGATTAAAGTAATCGCACGGCTTAAAGAAGTTCTATTTCCGTCTAAAATACCATTAATTAATTCTTGAGAAGTTGGTTGTTGTCTGCGTTTGTTTTTAATTTGATTAATAGCCGAAATATTGGTGATTTCGGGAGATGAAATCCCAGGTTTTTCAGAGATGTTTCCAACTTGTTTATTCAAATTTGACAAAATGCATTTTTTAGAAATGTAAAAGTACTGAAAACAAAAACAGTTTCAAAAAGTTAGTTTGCCACGAATTACACGAATTTCCACTAATTTGTTACAGCTTTTTTTGTCATCCTGAGCGAAGTCGAAGGACACGCAAGTAGCTCAACAAAGATTGTTTAATACAAAGAAACCCGACAGGTTTTTAAAACCTGTCGGGTCTGAATATTATTATGGAATTACTTTGTGAGTCCTTCGACTTCGCTCAGGATGACATCTAGAGCTTATAAAAATAATTTGTGAAAATTTGTGTAATTCGTGGCTAACAAAAAACTTAGATGTTTAGGATCTTAGCATCTAAAAAAATTAGTAACCCGCCGTAAAACGAACTTGGTGATGTTTTGGATTTTCTACTTCATCAGCTATAACAACCGCCAAATCTTCTACAGATAAAATACTTCTTTGCTCGTCGTTGAAAACTGGATTTTCTAATCCTAAACGGTATTTTCCAGTTCTTCCTGTTTTAGTTCCAGCGTGCATTTCGAATGCAGGGCTAAAAAATGCCCAATCTAAATCTTTTTCTTCTTTAATGATATTTAAATAATGTCTTGCAGCATTTGCACCAGGATAAATTTCTTTTGGAAAATCTGGCGTATCAACTGCTTGCAAATCTGGTGCAACGTATAAACTTCCAGCGCCTCCGATTGTAATGAAACGTTTTACGCCCGATTTTTTTGCAGCTTCCTGAATTGCTTTAGAACCTGCTAAAAAGTCATCGTAAATATTTGGATTTGTCCATCCCGGATTATAAGCGTTAATAATAGCATCGTGACCTTTTAAAATTTCAGCCAATGCGTCAATATTAAAAATATCAGCTGCAATCCATGTTGCATTTGAAGTGTCTTTTGGAGTTCTTGCGATAGCTGTAATTTCGTGTTTTCTATCTGCTAATTCGTTTAAAATTGCTGAGCCAACAAATCCTGTTGCTCCGATAAGTGCGATTTTCATAATATATAAATTTATTTAGTAATAAAAAATGTTACAGTTTTGGTTAAAAAAATAGTCTTAAAATTGATTCGAAAAATCTTCCAAAGATATATTCTGCAATTGTGCGCTTACTTTCTCGTTCATTTCGCTGTATAAAGCTTCCAGATTCTGATTGATTTTTTTTCCAACGGGACAATCAGGATTTGGCTGATTTTTAGCAAAACCTAAACCAATGGTTTCAAAAGTCATTTCGAATATTTCTTTTAATGTTAATTCAGAAGCGTTTACGGCCAATTTCGTTCCGCCATTTTTTCCTTCTTTACTTTCTACGATATGATGCGATTTTAAATTGGCAATTTCTTTTCTAATCAAAACTGGATTTACGTTCATGCTTCCCGCAATAAACTCCGACGATAAATAATCGTTTGGAAATTTATGCAACAAAGTAAGAATGTGAATCGTTATGGCAAATTTACCTGAAATCATACTGTAATAAAATATGTTACAAATTTACGTTTTTTTGTAACACAAAATACTAATTTAACTAAAAATTAATTCTTTACCTCAAATTTTAAATACTTATTTTTGTAATGAACTACAGATATGAACAATTTTCTTCTAATATTTTTATTCCTTGCACTCGGTTTAGTTTTACAGCGAGTGAAGCAATTTCCGATTCATATTTACAAGACATTAAATAAAATAGTCATCTATTTTTGTCTTCCCGCGATTACTTTATATCATATTCCGAAGATAAAATGGAGTAATGATTTATTATTTCCGATAGGAGCAGGCTGGATAACTTATATTTTGGCTTTTATCTTTTTTCATATTTTAGGAAGAAGAAATGGCTGGTCAAATAAATTGATTGGTTGTTTGATTTTAACTGCAGGATTAAGCAATAGTTCATTTTTAGGTTATCCGATAATTGAAGCTTTATTTGGGAAAAAAGGATTAGAAACGGCTGTTTTAGTAGATCAACCGGGAACTTTTGTCGTTGTTTCTACTCTTGGTGTTTTTACCGCAGCTTTTTATTCTAAAGGGAGTCCGAATTTTTTAGGGATATTTAAAAAGATTATTACGTTTCCGCCATTT from Flavobacterium sp. YJ01 carries:
- a CDS encoding MATE family efflux transporter, which codes for MNLKQYTKEFSYNLRLAYPVILGMVGHTLIGIVDNIMVGKIGSTELAAVSLGNSMIFIAMSLGIGFSTAITPIVAEGDAEKNDTKIRSAFHHGLFLCTILGLVLFSVIMCAKPIMELLKQPEDVIVLAKPYLGWVAFSLIPLVMYQGYKQFADGMSLTKYSMYAMVMANVLHVGINYVLIYGIWIFPKMGIIGAALGTVISRIFLVMFMHIMLSRRDDLKRFFKGFSFNEIKKATIKKIISIGFPSAMQMLFEVVLFTASIWLCGNIGKTSQAANQIALSLASLTFMFAMGLSVTSMIRVSNQRGLTDYKKLLVVARSIFLLAIILEVFFALIFIAFHTVLPHIFLNMENTIQLTDNTEVIAIASKLLLIAAVFQISDGIQVVVLGALRGLQDVKIPMYITFVAYWVIGFPISYYLGEHTELKAQGVWIGLLAGLTAAAVMLYLRFNYLTKKLITNNSFE
- a CDS encoding LTA synthase family protein, giving the protein MKKLSFLKPIFNFILIGLLITTLSRLFLFFLFKERVEQTPDFWYIFPIGLRMDLILLCYLSFLPALLITFLPNKWMKFTNKFLVIYSFIFLFLILFVELASPDFIKQYDTRPNKIFLDYLIYPKEVVGMLLKSYLTSIIVTFMILGVVLYFAFKKGKKFFYTVKADYKFKLMVFPLLAFLLFFGARSSLTSKRPINASNAVFSTDQLTNTLGLNSFYTVAFAAYSIKNEGNTKMYGKMDEAEAIARVKKYMIAGPNDFTDAEIPFLHVQQPDSVLKKPYNLVIFLQESLGAEYVGILGGKPLTPEFDKLSKEGTLFTNLYCTGTRSVRGIEAVVTGFLPSPSESVVRLGNSQQGFFTLADALKQKGYNTSFIYGGMANFDNMASFFNGNGFQDIVDQTDFESDGNKYAFKGTWGYSDEDLITKANEYFKSKGDKPFFSLMFSTSNHEPFEYPAGRIKPYDKKPATVNNAMKYADFSIGKFFEMAKKEAYFKNTIFIVIADHNTRTYGKNLVPINKFHIPAFIMGPGVAKGAVYDRLASQIDIPPTLLAYLGIPFETPMVGRNLTKLDAKVQGRAIMQFNDINAFRVENQVVIMQPNLKPLQFEVKNDTTLIPVKLNEELAKDALAHVITAGNLYKESKYKLRAKK
- the meaB gene encoding methylmalonyl Co-A mutase-associated GTPase MeaB; translation: MSNLNKQVGNISEKPGISSPEITNISAINQIKNKRRQQPTSQELINGILDGNRTSLSRAITLIESTNPNHFEKANEVVQGCLAHANNSIRIGITGVPGVGKSTFIEAFGKHLTQLGKKVAVLAVDPSSSLSHGSILGDKTRMEELVKDENAFIRPSASGETLGGVARKTRETIILCEAAGFDTIIIETVGVGQSETAVHSMVDFFLLLKISGAGDELQGIKRGIMEMADSIVINKADGDNIKKANQAKVEFNRALHLFPPKKSNWQPKVTTCSSVTKEGIPEVWNTISDYFNLTTETGFFQEKRNEQNHFWMMETINEQLKQNFYNQPEIISLLEQNKKAVQNNEISPFAAASELLKLYFNKGAK
- a CDS encoding NAD(P)H-binding protein — encoded protein: MKIALIGATGFVGSAILNELADRKHEITAIARTPKDTSNATWIAADIFNIDALAEILKGHDAIINAYNPGWTNPNIYDDFLAGSKAIQEAAKKSGVKRFITIGGAGSLYVAPDLQAVDTPDFPKEIYPGANAARHYLNIIKEEKDLDWAFFSPAFEMHAGTKTGRTGKYRLGLENPVFNDEQRSILSVEDLAVVIADEVENPKHHQVRFTAGY
- a CDS encoding Rrf2 family transcriptional regulator; protein product: MISGKFAITIHILTLLHKFPNDYLSSEFIAGSMNVNPVLIRKEIANLKSHHIVESKEGKNGGTKLAVNASELTLKEIFEMTFETIGLGFAKNQPNPDCPVGKKINQNLEALYSEMNEKVSAQLQNISLEDFSNQF
- a CDS encoding AEC family transporter, giving the protein MNNFLLIFLFLALGLVLQRVKQFPIHIYKTLNKIVIYFCLPAITLYHIPKIKWSNDLLFPIGAGWITYILAFIFFHILGRRNGWSNKLIGCLILTAGLSNSSFLGYPIIEALFGKKGLETAVLVDQPGTFVVVSTLGVFTAAFYSKGSPNFLGIFKKIITFPPFLMFVLACVLNVMNYDLHENIQSALLKIGSLVTPLALLSVGLQLTFDRKSQHWKFLRLGLFFKLVLVPFIIFVLYVFIFNQRSEVIKITLMETAMAPMITGAILASTYGLKPKLSSMMIGFGIPISFLTLAIWYFVLSFI